A stretch of the Actinotalea sp. JY-7876 genome encodes the following:
- a CDS encoding ATP-binding protein — MSRDRARRTSSGSTLRLVGQDAGPDAAGVRVPDAAAVDVGEDGATAIVLPGQRQSVGMGRHWVVRTAAAGGVVGMANQVVELLSSELLANAVLHGLEGGAVGVQVRITPALVRVSVSDGGGLSPVVLHREPSAPDGRGMAIVEAMSSRWGVDAHAEGGKTVWFELDLDDF, encoded by the coding sequence GTGAGCCGCGACCGCGCTCGCCGGACCTCGTCGGGCAGCACCCTGCGCCTCGTCGGCCAGGACGCGGGCCCCGACGCCGCCGGCGTGCGGGTGCCCGACGCCGCTGCGGTCGACGTCGGCGAGGACGGTGCGACGGCGATCGTCCTGCCCGGCCAGCGCCAGTCGGTCGGCATGGGCCGCCACTGGGTGGTGCGCACGGCCGCTGCGGGTGGCGTGGTGGGCATGGCGAACCAGGTGGTCGAGCTGCTCTCGAGCGAGCTGCTGGCCAACGCCGTGCTCCACGGGCTCGAGGGCGGCGCCGTCGGGGTGCAGGTGCGGATCACGCCCGCGCTCGTGCGCGTCTCGGTGAGCGACGGCGGCGGGCTGTCGCCCGTCGTCCTGCACCGGGAGCCGTCGGCGCCCGACGGCCGCGGGATGGCGATCGTCGAGGCGATGTCGAGCCGCTGGGGCGTCGACGCGCACGCCGAGGGCGGCAAGACGGTGTGGTTCGAGCTCGACCTGGACGACTTCTGA
- a CDS encoding response regulator transcription factor gives MERRRGAADRGRVVSAGAAPVRVLVADDHAAIRAGLRLMLETAPDIEVVGEAGDGAAAVLNARALRPDVVLMDVRMPGVDGITATATIVEEGLADVLVLTTFDVDEYVFGALRAGAVGFLLKSTDAPSLLDAVRRVGAGEGVVAPEVTRRLLAAFVAPAPPRSPDDAALAAVEELTARERDVLVCLVRGMSNADLAGTLGITEATAKTHVSRVLAKLGCASRLQAAIRGRAAGLA, from the coding sequence GTGGAGCGTCGTCGCGGCGCTGCCGACCGGGGCCGCGTCGTGAGCGCGGGCGCGGCCCCGGTGCGCGTGCTCGTGGCGGACGACCACGCCGCGATCCGCGCGGGCCTGCGGCTCATGCTCGAGACCGCGCCCGACATCGAGGTCGTCGGCGAGGCGGGCGACGGTGCCGCCGCCGTGCTCAACGCCCGGGCGCTGCGGCCCGACGTCGTGCTCATGGACGTGCGGATGCCCGGCGTCGACGGCATCACGGCCACCGCCACGATCGTCGAGGAAGGGCTCGCGGACGTGCTCGTGCTGACCACGTTCGACGTCGACGAGTACGTGTTCGGCGCGCTGCGGGCCGGCGCGGTGGGCTTCCTGCTCAAGTCGACCGACGCGCCGTCGCTGCTCGACGCCGTGCGCCGCGTCGGCGCGGGGGAGGGCGTCGTCGCGCCCGAGGTGACGCGGCGCCTCCTGGCGGCGTTCGTCGCGCCCGCCCCGCCGCGCTCGCCCGACGACGCCGCCCTGGCCGCGGTCGAGGAGCTCACGGCACGCGAGCGCGACGTGCTCGTGTGCCTCGTGCGCGGCATGTCCAACGCGGACCTCGCCGGGACGCTCGGCATCACCGAGGCGACGGCCAAGACGCACGTCTCCCGCGTCCTGGCGAAGCTCGGGTGCGCGTCGCGCCTGCAGGCCGCGATCCGGGGGCGCGCCGCGGGCCTGGCCTGA
- a CDS encoding HAD-IA family hydrolase → MSAPDPAGLLGRSFAGVLFDMDGTLISSVEAIVRAWTTMAHEYGIPPDRFGDVHGIPTRRLVDLLLAHLAEPERETAYARVLELELGDVAGITVLPGAVEALQLLAPLGLCAIVTSCTRDVAVARLAAAGLPVPAALVTVDDVVRGKPDPEPFRLGADRLGVEPAHCLVVEDATSGIAAGRAAGAATVGLLTTTPGIDADLVVPDLAALRFAVAADGRVRMGLA, encoded by the coding sequence GTGAGCGCACCCGACCCCGCCGGCCTGCTCGGCCGCTCGTTCGCGGGCGTGCTGTTCGACATGGACGGCACGCTCATCTCGTCGGTCGAGGCCATCGTCCGCGCCTGGACCACCATGGCGCACGAGTACGGCATCCCGCCCGACCGCTTCGGCGACGTCCACGGCATCCCCACGCGCCGCCTGGTCGATCTCCTGCTGGCCCACCTCGCGGAGCCCGAGCGCGAGACGGCCTACGCGCGGGTGCTCGAGCTCGAGCTCGGCGACGTCGCCGGGATCACCGTGCTTCCCGGGGCCGTCGAGGCCCTCCAGCTGCTCGCGCCGCTCGGCCTGTGCGCGATCGTCACGTCCTGCACGCGCGACGTCGCCGTCGCGCGTCTGGCGGCGGCGGGGCTGCCGGTCCCGGCGGCCCTGGTGACCGTGGACGACGTCGTGCGGGGCAAGCCCGACCCGGAGCCGTTCCGCCTGGGCGCCGACCGGCTCGGCGTGGAGCCGGCGCACTGCCTGGTCGTCGAGGACGCGACGTCGGGCATCGCCGCAGGCCGCGCGGCGGGTGCGGCGACGGTCGGTCTGCTGACGACGACGCCCGGGATCGACGCGGACCTCGTGGTCCCGGACCTCGCGGCGCTGCGGTTCGCGGTGGCGGCCGACGGCCGGGTCCGGATGGGGCTGGCGTGA
- a CDS encoding sensor histidine kinase, translating into MGAVEWWRTRVRGTPRGRDVSDAVLTGLAGLVLVVVQVELWTDLRDPWLPPWVHLPLLALGCLVMLAKRRHPLVALAVGTVLFGADIALGGSVALLLVVIDLLYSAALHTSPRGVDGLRTVAVAAIAGGGLAALAVSRDVQLTVFLALQLFALIGTPLWWGLAVRRQSELTVLAQEHAADLARLAALREADAVEQERARMARDLHDAIAGNLSAVAIHAEAALALPADDPRAPARDRSALEAVRAASVTSLQEMRAMIGLLRGGDDPAPAPARLQEAPRLVAAARAAGLDVAWTGPAPDALPALPSAVDHAAYRILQEALTNAAKHAATPSVSVDLALDGDGLRLSVTNPAAPPRAAGRAPAGTGAPGGGLGLLTMRERAEGVGGRLAAGPADVGAGGVGAWSVVAALPTGAAS; encoded by the coding sequence GTGGGAGCGGTCGAGTGGTGGCGCACGCGCGTGCGGGGCACGCCGCGCGGGCGCGACGTGAGCGACGCGGTGCTCACGGGCCTCGCGGGGCTCGTCCTGGTCGTCGTCCAGGTCGAGCTCTGGACCGACCTGCGCGACCCGTGGCTGCCGCCGTGGGTCCACCTCCCTCTCCTGGCGCTCGGCTGCCTCGTCATGCTGGCCAAACGGCGCCACCCGCTGGTCGCGCTCGCGGTCGGCACGGTGCTGTTCGGCGCCGACATCGCGCTCGGCGGCAGCGTCGCCCTGCTCCTCGTCGTCATCGACCTGCTCTACTCGGCCGCCCTGCACACGTCCCCGCGGGGCGTCGACGGGCTCCGCACGGTCGCGGTCGCCGCGATCGCGGGCGGCGGGCTCGCGGCCCTGGCGGTCTCGCGCGACGTGCAGCTCACGGTCTTCCTGGCGCTGCAGCTGTTCGCGCTCATCGGGACGCCGCTCTGGTGGGGCCTGGCGGTGCGACGGCAGAGCGAGCTCACGGTGCTCGCGCAGGAGCACGCCGCCGACCTCGCGCGCCTCGCCGCGCTGCGCGAGGCCGACGCGGTGGAGCAGGAGCGCGCGCGCATGGCGCGCGACCTGCACGACGCGATCGCGGGGAACCTCTCGGCCGTCGCGATCCACGCCGAGGCGGCGCTCGCCCTGCCGGCCGACGACCCCCGCGCCCCGGCGCGGGACCGGTCCGCGCTCGAGGCGGTCCGCGCCGCGAGCGTCACGTCCCTGCAGGAGATGCGCGCCATGATCGGGCTCCTGCGAGGCGGTGACGATCCGGCCCCGGCGCCCGCCCGGCTCCAGGAGGCGCCGCGCCTCGTCGCCGCCGCCCGCGCCGCCGGGTTGGACGTCGCGTGGACGGGCCCGGCGCCCGACGCGCTCCCGGCGCTCCCGTCAGCGGTCGACCACGCCGCCTACCGGATCCTGCAGGAGGCGCTGACCAACGCGGCGAAGCACGCCGCGACGCCGTCGGTGAGCGTTGACCTCGCGCTCGACGGCGACGGGCTGCGGTTGAGCGTCACCAACCCCGCCGCTCCGCCGCGCGCCGCCGGCCGTGCTCCGGCCGGCACCGGGGCGCCGGGCGGCGGGCTCGGCCTGCTCACGATGCGGGAGCGCGCCGAGGGCGTGGGCGGACGTCTCGCGGCCGGCCCGGCCGACGTCGGCGCGGGTGGCGTCGGCGCGTGGAGCGTCGTCGCGGCGCTGCCGACCGGGGCCGCGTCGTGA
- a CDS encoding helix-turn-helix transcriptional regulator, with protein MARRPMTTFVAREAEVARLDAALDRAAAGSPSLVLLGGDAGVGKTRLLDHLAGIAADRGAAVVTTHCVDLGEVGLPYLPFAEALRRLRSLEAGRDVVDRVLSARPALARLVPASQDAAGPGPMGGGAGPEDAGGRLQLFDGLAAVLGAVGRPGRPLVLVLEDLHWADSSSRDVLRFLVARLGSEHLLVVASYRADDLHRRHPLRPVLAELSRHPRVERIELAPFTAAELGTFVEAVAGGPVPREVVRGVLARSEGNAYFAEEILEAGGGGALPWSLADVLRARLDQVDPAVQELARVASVAGRRVSEPLLRGVWAARGGRDFDVALREAVAAHVLGGEAGRIAFRHALLAEVVYADLLPGEQVALHRAYLDAMLADPSLGTSAQRAHHAQRCHDVTTAVRASLEAAQEAGRVLAPEEELRHLETVLGLWDAAPETARAGVDRVALADDAAQAASRAGRTGRAVTLARLAVEAAHDDAARQAPLRSRLAQTLLAEDATQEALAEASRALASLTDDAPDTDRAWCLAVHARACLLEDRDDEAAQSANAAIDLARSAGLPGPEADALATLAVLVVDDPDSAAALLETARRSAASAGDLVTEQRCAYNLATTHYYAGRLDDAATVLDAAVARSRAAGLTWSEFGHAQAFFAALTRYCRGDLRDDELGEGRGASSPLLAAVRLYGAVARGDEDAVARGRAFEGAWERDPQIALISAGCTVDALTWGGELDEALALAQRIIEHLGRTWSDYFLGGIWLAALAVGALADQAEQARLRGEDPARHLATGDRLLERAVESAQRGRPRGGRLGPEGLGWLTRVRAEHARLRVHAAGTADAVDAAAAWERATHGFAYGYRYEEARSRWRWAEALLAAGDRAAAAAQLARADADARAMGAAPLVAAVEALARRGRLDLPGHRTPTDLLTAREAEVLGLVAEGLSNRQIGERLFISGKTVSVHVSNVLAKLGVTSRTEAVTVAHRRGLAAVGGAAGARAPSP; from the coding sequence ATGGCACGCCGCCCGATGACGACCTTCGTCGCCCGTGAGGCCGAGGTGGCACGGCTGGACGCCGCGCTCGACCGCGCCGCCGCCGGCTCGCCCTCGCTCGTGCTCCTCGGGGGCGATGCGGGCGTCGGCAAGACCCGGCTGCTCGACCACCTCGCCGGCATCGCGGCGGACCGGGGTGCCGCCGTGGTCACGACGCACTGCGTCGACCTCGGCGAGGTCGGGCTGCCCTACCTGCCGTTCGCGGAGGCGCTCCGGCGCCTGCGGTCGCTCGAGGCGGGGCGCGACGTCGTCGACCGCGTGCTCAGCGCCCGGCCGGCCCTCGCCCGGCTCGTCCCCGCGTCCCAGGACGCGGCGGGTCCCGGGCCCATGGGGGGCGGTGCGGGACCCGAGGACGCGGGCGGGCGGCTGCAGCTGTTCGACGGGCTCGCCGCCGTCCTCGGGGCGGTGGGGCGGCCCGGGCGACCGCTCGTCCTCGTGCTCGAGGACCTGCACTGGGCCGACTCGTCGAGCCGCGACGTCCTGCGCTTCCTCGTCGCGCGCCTGGGCAGCGAGCACCTGCTCGTCGTGGCCAGCTACCGGGCGGACGACCTGCACCGCCGCCACCCGCTGCGACCGGTCCTCGCGGAGCTCTCGCGGCACCCCCGCGTGGAGCGCATCGAGCTCGCCCCGTTCACGGCGGCGGAGCTCGGCACGTTCGTCGAGGCCGTCGCCGGGGGGCCGGTGCCGCGCGAGGTGGTGCGCGGGGTGCTCGCGCGGTCCGAGGGCAACGCGTACTTCGCCGAGGAGATCCTCGAGGCCGGGGGCGGGGGCGCGCTGCCGTGGTCGCTGGCGGACGTCCTGCGCGCGCGGCTGGACCAGGTCGACCCGGCGGTGCAGGAGCTCGCACGGGTCGCGTCCGTCGCGGGGCGGCGCGTGTCCGAGCCGCTCCTGCGCGGGGTCTGGGCCGCGCGCGGCGGGCGCGACTTCGACGTCGCGCTGCGCGAGGCGGTCGCCGCGCACGTGCTCGGGGGCGAGGCGGGCCGCATCGCCTTCCGGCACGCCCTGCTCGCCGAGGTCGTCTACGCCGACCTGCTGCCGGGCGAGCAGGTGGCGCTGCACCGCGCCTACCTCGACGCGATGCTGGCCGACCCGTCGCTGGGCACCTCCGCGCAGCGTGCGCACCACGCGCAGCGCTGCCACGACGTGACGACCGCCGTCCGCGCGTCGCTCGAGGCGGCCCAGGAGGCGGGCCGGGTGCTCGCACCCGAGGAGGAGCTCCGGCACCTCGAGACGGTGCTCGGGTTGTGGGACGCGGCCCCGGAGACGGCCCGGGCCGGGGTCGACCGCGTCGCGCTGGCGGACGACGCGGCCCAGGCCGCGTCCCGCGCGGGTCGAACGGGCCGCGCGGTCACGCTCGCCCGCCTCGCGGTGGAGGCCGCCCACGACGACGCCGCCCGGCAGGCGCCGCTGCGCTCGCGCCTCGCGCAGACGCTCCTGGCCGAGGACGCCACGCAGGAGGCGCTCGCCGAGGCGAGCCGCGCCCTCGCGTCCCTGACCGACGACGCCCCGGACACCGACCGGGCCTGGTGCCTGGCCGTCCACGCGCGCGCGTGCCTCCTCGAGGACCGCGACGACGAGGCGGCGCAGAGCGCGAACGCCGCGATCGACCTGGCGCGCTCCGCCGGGCTCCCCGGCCCCGAGGCCGACGCGCTCGCCACCCTCGCGGTGCTCGTGGTCGACGACCCCGACAGCGCGGCGGCGCTCCTCGAGACCGCACGCCGCAGCGCCGCGAGCGCGGGCGACCTCGTGACCGAGCAGCGCTGCGCGTACAACCTCGCGACCACGCACTACTACGCCGGGCGGCTCGACGACGCGGCGACGGTCCTCGACGCCGCCGTCGCCCGCAGCCGCGCGGCCGGCCTGACCTGGAGCGAGTTCGGGCACGCCCAGGCCTTCTTCGCCGCGCTCACCAGGTACTGCCGCGGCGACCTGCGCGACGACGAGCTGGGCGAGGGCCGGGGCGCCTCCTCGCCGCTGCTGGCGGCGGTGCGCCTGTACGGCGCCGTCGCGCGCGGGGACGAGGACGCCGTCGCGCGCGGCCGGGCCTTCGAGGGCGCCTGGGAGCGCGACCCGCAGATCGCGCTGATCTCCGCCGGGTGCACCGTCGACGCCCTGACGTGGGGCGGCGAGCTGGACGAGGCGCTCGCCCTGGCGCAGCGGATCATCGAGCACCTCGGCCGGACCTGGAGCGACTACTTCCTCGGCGGGATCTGGCTCGCCGCGCTCGCGGTGGGGGCGCTCGCCGACCAGGCCGAGCAGGCCCGCCTGCGCGGCGAGGACCCGGCCCGTCACCTCGCCACGGGCGACCGGCTGCTCGAGCGCGCCGTGGAGTCCGCGCAGCGGGGGCGCCCGCGCGGCGGGCGCCTGGGACCGGAAGGGCTCGGATGGCTCACGCGCGTCAGGGCCGAGCACGCACGCCTGCGCGTCCACGCCGCCGGGACCGCCGACGCCGTCGACGCGGCGGCGGCGTGGGAGCGGGCGACGCACGGCTTCGCGTACGGCTACCGCTACGAGGAGGCGCGCAGCCGGTGGCGCTGGGCCGAGGCGCTCCTGGCCGCCGGGGACCGTGCCGCCGCGGCCGCGCAGCTCGCGCGGGCGGACGCGGACGCGCGGGCGATGGGCGCCGCCCCGCTGGTCGCGGCCGTCGAGGCCCTCGCCCGCCGGGGGCGGCTGGACCTGCCGGGCCACCGGACCCCGACGGACCTGCTCACGGCCCGCGAGGCGGAGGTGCTCGGCCTCGTCGCCGAAGGGCTGAGCAACCGGCAGATCGGCGAGCGCCTGTTCATCAGCGGCAAGACCGTCAGCGTCCACGTGTCCAACGTGCTCGCGAAGCTGGGCGTCACGAGCCGCACCGAGGCCGTCACGGTCGCGCACCGGCGCGGCCTGGCCGCCGTGGGAGGCGCCGCCGGCGCCCGAGCCCCCTCGCCGTGA
- the ligD gene encoding non-homologous end-joining DNA ligase: MARATTPAVELEVAGRTVRVTSPDRVVFPQRDLTKLDVVQYFVAVGDGILGALRDRPTTLERWPKGVFEGARLSTRTDSSGDAFFQKRVPQGAPDYVETATIAFPSGRTADEVCPTELAVVAWAANMGTITFHPWPVRSADVESPDQLRIDLDPQPGTDFDDAARVAPEVRAILNELGLEGWPKTSGGRGLHIFVPIEPRWTFTQARRATIALGRELERRLPDQVTVKWWKEERGRKIFVDYNQMARDRTIASAYSVRPNARATVSAPLRWEEVGDVHPDDFDVLTMPARFAEVGDLFHALSAPTADDPERPAYSIQPLLDLADKDERDHGAGDLPYPPEYPKMPGEPKRVQPSKDRDRRREEPGD; the protein is encoded by the coding sequence ATGGCGCGCGCGACGACCCCGGCGGTGGAGCTCGAGGTCGCCGGGCGCACGGTGCGCGTGACCAGCCCCGACCGTGTCGTCTTCCCGCAGCGGGACCTCACCAAGCTCGACGTCGTGCAGTACTTCGTCGCGGTCGGGGACGGGATCCTCGGTGCGCTGCGGGACCGCCCGACGACGCTCGAGCGCTGGCCCAAGGGCGTGTTCGAGGGTGCCCGGCTGTCCACGCGCACGGACAGCAGCGGTGACGCGTTCTTCCAGAAGCGCGTCCCGCAGGGCGCGCCCGACTACGTCGAGACGGCGACCATCGCGTTCCCGAGCGGCCGCACGGCCGACGAGGTGTGCCCCACCGAGCTCGCCGTCGTGGCGTGGGCCGCGAACATGGGCACCATCACGTTCCACCCCTGGCCCGTGCGCTCGGCCGACGTCGAGTCCCCCGACCAGCTGCGCATCGACCTGGACCCCCAGCCGGGCACCGACTTCGACGACGCCGCCCGCGTGGCGCCCGAGGTGCGAGCGATCCTGAACGAGCTCGGCCTGGAGGGCTGGCCCAAGACGTCGGGCGGGCGCGGGCTGCACATCTTCGTGCCGATCGAGCCCCGCTGGACGTTCACGCAGGCGCGCCGCGCCACGATCGCGCTGGGCCGCGAGCTCGAGCGCCGCCTGCCCGACCAGGTGACCGTGAAGTGGTGGAAGGAGGAGCGCGGCCGGAAGATCTTCGTCGACTACAACCAGATGGCCCGCGACCGCACCATCGCCTCCGCCTACTCGGTGCGCCCGAACGCGCGCGCCACGGTCTCGGCGCCGCTGCGCTGGGAGGAGGTCGGCGACGTCCACCCGGACGACTTCGACGTCCTGACCATGCCGGCCCGGTTCGCCGAGGTGGGCGACCTGTTCCACGCGCTGAGCGCCCCCACGGCCGACGACCCGGAGCGGCCGGCGTACTCGATCCAGCCCCTGCTCGACCTGGCCGACAAGGACGAGCGCGACCACGGCGCGGGTGACCTGCCCTACCCGCCCGAGTACCCGAAGATGCCGGGCGAGCCCAAGCGCGTGCAGCCGAGCAAGGACCGCGACCGGCGGCGCGAGGAGCCGGGAGACTGA
- a CDS encoding type II CAAX prenyl endopeptidase Rce1 family protein yields MVPAVLVAGGGLALFGLQQALVGWALLGAALLAAALVGRAVGHLGLLRDLALVVLGLGIMSAVPVNTDVSNAHMLAMGTAMILAVALPYLVSRFVYRDHAIRFPLRAGRWTRFEKVWLVAVVVIGYAVLPVYMIRTGVYENWPAVEDPEGVARLFLGTNVLGIWDELFFICTCFTLLRRHLPWWQANLVQAVLFTSFLHELGFHAWGPWLIYPFALIQGYTFKVTRSLTYIVCVHLLFDLILFLVLLHAHQRDWVPFFVY; encoded by the coding sequence ATCGTCCCCGCCGTTCTCGTCGCGGGAGGGGGCCTGGCCCTCTTCGGCCTGCAGCAGGCGCTCGTGGGCTGGGCGCTCCTGGGCGCCGCGCTGCTCGCAGCAGCGCTCGTGGGGCGCGCGGTGGGCCACCTCGGGCTGCTGCGGGACCTCGCGCTCGTGGTCCTCGGCCTGGGCATCATGAGCGCGGTGCCCGTCAACACGGACGTCAGCAACGCCCACATGCTCGCCATGGGGACAGCGATGATCCTCGCGGTCGCCCTGCCGTACCTGGTCTCGCGGTTCGTCTACCGCGACCACGCGATCCGCTTCCCCCTGCGCGCGGGGCGCTGGACGCGCTTCGAGAAGGTCTGGCTCGTCGCCGTCGTCGTCATCGGCTACGCGGTGCTGCCCGTCTACATGATCCGCACCGGGGTCTACGAGAACTGGCCGGCGGTCGAGGACCCCGAGGGCGTCGCGCGCCTGTTCCTCGGCACCAACGTGCTCGGCATCTGGGACGAGCTGTTCTTCATCTGCACGTGCTTCACGCTCCTGCGCCGGCACCTGCCGTGGTGGCAGGCGAACCTCGTGCAGGCGGTGCTGTTCACGTCCTTCCTGCACGAGCTGGGCTTCCACGCCTGGGGCCCGTGGCTCATCTACCCGTTCGCGCTGATCCAGGGCTACACGTTCAAGGTCACGCGCTCGCTGACGTACATCGTGTGCGTGCACCTGCTCTTCGATCTGATCCTGTTCCTGGTGCTGCTGCACGCCCACCAGCGGGACTGGGTGCCCTTCTTCGTCTACTGA
- a CDS encoding DUF2277 domain-containing protein gives MCRNIRPLHNFEPATTDDEVHAAALQYVRKVSGTTKPSQANREVFDRAVAEVAHATRHLLEDLVTHAPAKDREVEAEKRRARSAARYAS, from the coding sequence ATGTGCCGCAACATCCGCCCCCTGCACAACTTCGAGCCGGCCACGACGGACGACGAGGTCCACGCGGCGGCGCTGCAGTACGTGCGCAAGGTGAGCGGGACGACCAAGCCCTCGCAGGCCAACCGCGAGGTGTTCGACCGGGCGGTCGCCGAGGTCGCGCACGCCACCCGGCACCTGCTCGAGGACCTCGTCACCCACGCCCCGGCCAAGGACCGCGAGGTCGAGGCCGAGAAGCGTCGCGCGCGCTCGGCCGCGCGGTACGCGTCCTGA
- a CDS encoding Gfo/Idh/MocA family protein, with protein MQPLDVVRWGIIGVGDVTEVKSGPGFQQAEGSELVAVMRRDGAKAADYARRHGVPRWYDDADALLADPDVDAVYVATPPDSHRDYTARAAAAGKPVYVEKPMARTADECRTMIRACDAADVPLFVAYYRRAMPRFATVATLLADGAIGDVRAVTLLTTSGGVWDPAHLPWRVRPEISGGGLFVDLGSHTLDLVDHLLGPLGDVQGRAVNVAGQYPAEDTVTMTFRAGADVEGTGLWCFAAEERTDEVSLVGSRGTLRFSTFGDEPLRLTTATGTREIEAPRPATVQLPLIRTVVDALRGTGECPSTGRTALRTSEVIDTVLADYRDRMALGS; from the coding sequence ATGCAGCCTCTGGACGTGGTGCGGTGGGGGATCATCGGCGTCGGCGACGTGACGGAGGTCAAGAGCGGGCCGGGCTTCCAGCAGGCCGAGGGCTCGGAGCTCGTCGCGGTGATGCGGCGCGACGGCGCCAAGGCGGCCGACTACGCCCGTCGTCACGGCGTGCCCCGCTGGTACGACGACGCCGACGCGCTCCTCGCGGACCCCGACGTCGACGCGGTCTACGTCGCGACGCCGCCCGACTCGCACCGCGACTACACGGCGCGCGCGGCGGCCGCCGGCAAGCCGGTCTACGTCGAGAAGCCGATGGCCCGCACCGCGGACGAGTGCCGGACCATGATCCGTGCCTGCGACGCGGCCGACGTCCCGCTCTTCGTCGCCTACTACCGCCGCGCCATGCCGCGCTTCGCCACGGTCGCCACGCTCCTGGCCGACGGCGCGATCGGCGACGTCCGCGCCGTCACGCTGCTGACGACGTCGGGCGGCGTGTGGGACCCCGCGCACCTGCCCTGGCGCGTGCGGCCCGAGATCTCCGGCGGTGGGCTCTTCGTCGACCTCGGCTCGCACACCCTGGACCTCGTGGACCACCTGCTCGGGCCGCTCGGCGACGTGCAGGGCCGGGCCGTGAACGTGGCCGGGCAGTACCCGGCCGAGGACACCGTGACCATGACGTTCCGCGCGGGCGCCGACGTCGAGGGCACGGGCCTGTGGTGCTTCGCGGCCGAGGAGCGCACCGACGAGGTGAGCCTCGTGGGCTCGCGCGGGACGCTGCGCTTCTCCACCTTCGGCGACGAGCCGCTCCGGCTCACGACGGCGACCGGCACGCGGGAGATCGAGGCACCGCGACCCGCGACGGTCCAGCTCCCGCTCATCCGCACCGTCGTCGACGCGCTGCGCGGCACGGGGGAGTGCCCCAGCACCGGCCGCACCGCGTTGCGCACGTCCGAGGTGATCGACACGGTGCTGGCCGACTACCGGGACCGGATGGCGCTCGGTTCCTGA